One stretch of Rana temporaria chromosome 10, aRanTem1.1, whole genome shotgun sequence DNA includes these proteins:
- the LOC120916352 gene encoding hemicentin-1-like, translating to MAIWTNSKDLTFVPTRSHHQTSLTCKMTFPSFKNSTQKEITLSVQYPPSIIITTPEIQNHTSTDRITNQEVTVQEGSSLALKCSVDSNPGAQVTWMKGEKSVLVKGNGNEVMLYLRKIPASGADKYHCLAENNLGAMNQTINIIVQYVNDKPVISDPGILTEGKKVTITCNERRGYPNALITWENHTGIWTNSKDLTFVPTRSHHQTSLTCKMTFPSFKNYTQNEITLSVQYPPSIIITTPEIQNHTSTDRITNQEVTVQEGSSLALKCLVDSNPGAQVTWMKGEKSVLVKGNGNEVMLYLRKIPASGADKYHCLAENNLGGMNQTINIIVQYVNEKPVISDPGILTEGKKVTITCNEQRGYPNALITWENQTGIWTNSKDLTFVPTRSHHQTSLTCKMTFPSFKNYTQNEITLSVQYPPSIIITTPEIQNHTSTDRITNQEVTVQEGSSLALKCLVDSNPVAQVTWMKGEKNVLVKGNGNEVMLYLSKIPASGADKYHCLAENNLGAMNQTINIIVQYVNEKPVISDPGILTEGKKVTITCNERRGSPNALITWENQTAIWTNSTDLTFVPTRSHHQTSLTCKMTFPSFKNYTQNEITLSVQYPPSIIITTPEIQNHTSTDRITNQEVTVQEGSSLALKCSVDSNPGAQVTWMKGEKNVLVKGNGNEVMLYLSKIPASGADKYHCLAENNLGAMNQTINIIVQYVNEKPVISDPGILTEGKKVTITCNERRGYANTLITWENHTGIWTNSKDLTFVPTRSHHQTSLTCKMTFPSFKNYTQNEITLSVQYPPSIIITTPEIQNHTSTDRITNQEVTVQEGSSMVLKCSVDSNPGAQLTWMKGEKNVLVKGNGNEVMLYLSKIPASGADKYHCLAENNLGAMNQTINIIVQYPPSIIITTPELQNPTSTNHTTNIEVTVQEGSSLALRCSVDSNPRAQVTWMKGGENILSKGNGSELMLYLNDVTASKADKYHCLAHNNLGAINQTINIIVQYPPSTFFTTQDSEPSNSNMIAWLTATIVIILLSIGLGIFGFVRNRKKRQSVHINSEHKWSMKMMETTCKVDEGLDNVYANMSM from the exons ATCCACCTTCCATCATTATTACCACACCAG AAATACAAAACCACACCAGCACTGACCGCATCACAAATCAGGAAGTGACAGTACAAGAAGGAAGCTCACTGGCTCTGAAATGTTCGGTGGACAGTAACCCAGGAGCTCAGGTGACCTGGATGAAGGGCGAGAAGAGTGTGCTCGTTAAGGGCAACGGGAATGAGGTTATGCTCTATCTGAGAAAAATACCAGCCAGTGGGGCAGATAAATATCATTgcttggctgaaaataatcttgggGCCATGAATCAAACCATCAATATCATTGTACAAT ATGTTAATGACAAACCTGTAATTTCGGACCCCGGAATACTGACCGAAGGTAAAAAGGTGACGATAACATGTAATGAACGGAGAGGCTACCCCAACGCACTAATTACATGGGAGAATCACACGGGAATATGGACTAATTCAAAAGACCTGACATTTGTTCCGACTCGGAGTCACCATCAAACTTCATTGACCTGTAAGATGACCTTCCCATCATTCAAGAATTATACCCAAAATGAAATCACATTATCTGTTCAGT ATCCACCTTCCATCATTATTACCACACCAG AAATACAAAACCACACCAGCACTGACCGCATCACAAATCAGGAAGTGACAGTACAAGAAGGAAGCTCACTGGCTCTGAAATGTTTGGTGGACAGTAACCCAGGAGCTCAGGTGACCTGGATGAAGGGCGAGAAGAGTGTGCTCGTTAAGGGCAACGGGAATGAGGTTATGCTCTATCTGAGAAAAATACCAGCCAGTGGGGCAGATAAATATCATTgcttggctgaaaataatcttgggGGCATGAATCAAACCATCAATATCATTGTACAAT ATGTTAATGAAAAACCTGTAATTTCGGACCCCGGAATACTGACCGAAGGTAAAAAGGTGACAATAACATGTAATGAACAGAGAGGCTACCCCAACGCACTAATTACATGGGAGAATCAGACGGGAATATGGACTAATTCAAAAGACCTGACATTTGTCCCGACTCGGAGTCATCATCAAACTTCATTGACCTGTAAGATGACCTTCCCATCATTCAAGAATTATACCCAAAATGAAATCACATTATCTGTTCAGT ATCCACCTTCCATCATTATTACCACACCAG AAATACAAAACCACACCAGCACTGACCGCATCACAAATCAGGAAGTGACAGTACAAGAAGGAAGCTCACTGGCTCTGAAATGTTTGGTAGACAGTAACCCAGTAGCTCAGGTGACCTGGATGAAGGGCGAGAAGAATGTGCTCGTTAAGGGCAACGGGAATGAGGTTATGCTCTATCTGAGCAAAATACCAGCCAGTGGGGCAGATAAATATCATTgcttggctgaaaataatcttgggGCGATGAATCAAACCATCAATATCATTGTACAAT ATGTTAATGAAAAACCTGTAATTTCGGACCCCGGAATACTGACCGAAGGTAAAAAGGTGACAATAACATGTAATGAACGGAGAGGCTCCCCCAACGCACTAATTACATGGGAGAATCAGACGGCAATATGGACTAATTCAACAGACTTGACATTTGTCCCGACTCGGAGTCACCATCAAACTTCATTGACCTGTAAGATGACCTTTCCATCATTCAAGAATTATACCCAAAATGAAATCACATTATCTGTTCAGT ATCCACCTTCCATCATTATTACCACACCAG AAATACAAAACCACACCAGCACTGACCGCATCACAAATCAGGAAGTGACAGTACAAGAAGGAAGCTCACTGGCTCTGAAATGTTCGGTGGACAGTAACCCAGGAGCTCAGGTGACCTGGATGAAGGGCGAGAAGAATGTGCTCGTTAAGGGCAACGGGAATGAGGTTATGCTCTATCTGAGCAAAATACCAGCCAGTGGGGCAGATAAATATCATTgcttggctgaaaataatcttgggGCGATGAATCAAACCATCAATATCATTGTACAAT ATGTTAATGAAAAACCTGTAATTTCGGACCCCGGAATACTGACTGAAGGTAAAAAGGTGACGATAACATGTAATGAACGGAGAGGCTACGCCAACACACTAATTACATGGGAGAATCACACGGGAATATGGACTAATTCAAAAGACCTGACATTTGTCCCGACTCGGAGTCACCATCAAACTTCATTGACCTGTAAGATGACCTTCCCATCCTTCAAGAATTATACCCAAAATGAAATCACATTATCTGTTCAGT ATCCACCTTCCATCATTATTACCACACCAG AAATACAAAACCACACCAGCACTGACCGCATCACAAATCAGGAAGTGACAGTACAAGAAGGAAGCTCAATGGTTCTGAAATGTTCGGTGGACAGTAACCCAGGAGCTCAGTTGACCTGGATGAAGGGAGAGAAGAATGTTCTTGTTAAGGGCAACGGGAATGAGGTTATGCTCTATCTGAGCAAAATACCAGCCAGTGGGGCAGATAAATATCATTgcttggctgaaaataatcttgggGCCATGAATCAAACCATCAATATCATTGTACAAT ATCCACCTTCCATCATTATTACCACACCAG AGCTACAAAACCCCACCAGCACCAATCATACCACCAATATAGAAGTGACAGTTCAAGAAGGAAGCTCATTGGCTCTGAGATGTTCAGTGGACAGTAACCCAAGAGCTCAGGTGACCTGGATGAAGGGAGGGGAGAACATACTCAGCAAAGGCAATGGGAGTGAACTAATGCTCTATTTGAATGATGTAACAGCCAGCAAGGCAGATAAATATCACTGCTTGGCTCACAATAATCTTGGGGCCATTAATCAAACCATCAATATCATTGTGCAAT ATCCACCTTCCACCTTTTTTACCACACAAG ATTCCGAACCTTCAAACTCCAATATGATTGCTTGGTTAACGGCCACCATTGTCATCATCCTTCTTTCGATTGGCCTGGGAATCTTTGGTTTTGTAAGAAACAGAAAGAAAAGACAGTCTG TTCATATAAATTCAGAACATAAATGGTCAATGAAAATGATGGAGACCACATGTAAG